One Alcaligenes ammonioxydans DNA segment encodes these proteins:
- a CDS encoding acyl-CoA synthetase: MLSADSAYSQSYSEFHWSIPEHYNIAHDACDKWADGSGRLALIQQLSDGQVKRYTFDQLKAWSDSLTAAWQAQGIQPGDRIAIFLAQGLETALAHLATYKIGAIAMPLFTLFGTEALRYRLNDSGASTLITDQQGLETVLPLREHLPQLKHLYQTDSQQDQEQALSLWHAIHTHPEPAPRTLTTRADDPALLIYTSGTTGSAKGALHAHRVLLGHLPGVEMSHNFLPTGEGLMWTPADWAWIGGLLDVLLPAWHHGIPVLAYRFPKFDAEATWRLMSEQGVTHTFLPPTALKMLRRSQWSREQWPLKLRSIASGGESLGAQLLDWAKQELGITINEFYGQTECNMIVSSCSAWFPGQAGKIGKPVPGHRVAIVDDQGQIQKAGVEGHIAVQAPDPVMFLGYWQRPEATKEKFVGNWLLTGDKGTQDEHGYIQFVGRDDDVITSSGYRIGPGPIEDGLMGHPAVAMAAVIGVPDPERTEVVKAFIVLKEDVEPSQNLIKEIQEHIKRRVAAHEYPRLIEFVDALPMTTTGKVIRHALRKLSQ; this comes from the coding sequence ATGCTGTCTGCTGATTCTGCCTATTCACAAAGCTACTCGGAATTTCACTGGTCCATTCCTGAACACTACAATATTGCCCATGATGCCTGCGACAAGTGGGCCGATGGCTCCGGGCGCCTGGCGCTGATCCAGCAACTGTCCGATGGGCAGGTCAAACGCTACACATTCGATCAGCTCAAGGCCTGGTCCGACTCCCTGACGGCCGCCTGGCAGGCACAAGGCATTCAGCCCGGCGATAGAATCGCCATTTTCCTGGCTCAAGGTCTGGAAACTGCCCTGGCTCACTTGGCGACTTACAAGATTGGCGCCATCGCCATGCCTTTATTTACCCTGTTCGGCACCGAGGCCCTGCGTTATCGCTTGAATGACTCGGGCGCCAGCACGTTGATTACCGATCAACAGGGCCTGGAGACGGTACTGCCTTTGCGCGAACATCTGCCGCAGCTCAAGCATCTTTATCAGACTGACAGCCAGCAAGATCAGGAGCAGGCTCTGTCCTTGTGGCACGCCATTCACACCCATCCTGAGCCAGCACCGCGCACACTGACTACTCGCGCCGACGACCCGGCGCTGCTGATCTACACCTCCGGCACCACGGGGTCGGCCAAAGGAGCCTTGCATGCCCACCGGGTCCTGCTGGGGCATTTGCCTGGCGTGGAAATGTCCCACAACTTCCTGCCCACAGGCGAGGGGCTGATGTGGACACCCGCTGACTGGGCCTGGATTGGCGGCCTGCTCGATGTCCTGCTGCCCGCCTGGCATCACGGTATCCCTGTGCTGGCATACCGTTTTCCCAAGTTCGATGCCGAGGCGACCTGGAGGTTGATGTCCGAACAGGGTGTAACGCATACCTTCCTGCCGCCTACTGCCCTAAAAATGCTGCGCCGCAGCCAGTGGTCGCGCGAACAATGGCCTTTGAAGCTGCGGTCCATTGCCAGCGGCGGAGAGTCACTGGGCGCACAACTGCTGGATTGGGCCAAACAGGAACTGGGTATCACCATCAACGAGTTCTACGGGCAGACCGAGTGCAATATGATCGTGTCCTCCTGCTCGGCCTGGTTTCCCGGTCAGGCAGGTAAAATCGGCAAGCCCGTGCCCGGCCACAGGGTGGCGATTGTGGATGACCAGGGGCAAATTCAAAAAGCCGGTGTCGAAGGCCATATTGCTGTCCAGGCTCCTGACCCAGTCATGTTTCTGGGTTACTGGCAGCGACCTGAAGCCACTAAAGAAAAATTTGTAGGAAACTGGCTACTGACCGGCGATAAAGGCACGCAGGATGAGCACGGCTATATCCAGTTCGTGGGCCGGGACGACGATGTCATTACCAGCTCCGGCTACCGAATCGGCCCTGGCCCGATTGAGGATGGTCTGATGGGGCACCCGGCAGTGGCGATGGCGGCCGTGATCGGAGTACCCGACCCGGAACGCACCGAAGTCGTAAAGGCCTTTATTGTCCTCAAAGAGGACGTCGAACCATCACAGAATCTGATCAAGGAAATTCAGGAGCACATCAAGCGACGGGTCGCAGCGCATGAGTATCCCCGCTTGATTGAGTTTGTGGATGCCCTGCCCATGACGACCACCGGCAAGGTCATTCGCCACGCATTACGCAAATTAAGCCAATAG
- a CDS encoding PACE efflux transporter produces the protein MQGWKRRVVYIGLFELLGMMVAATVLAQLSGAGPMQSGVLSFMISTCAVTVNLFYNMMFEAWERRRHIQARTFWHRVVHVAGFQLVLVSLLIPLIAWWLDISLWKAFLMEAVLLAFFPLFAFFYNWAFDCIFGLPDSVGLSPSQTR, from the coding sequence GTGCAGGGATGGAAAAGAAGAGTGGTGTATATCGGCCTGTTTGAATTGCTGGGCATGATGGTAGCGGCGACGGTCCTGGCTCAGTTAAGCGGCGCGGGGCCCATGCAAAGCGGTGTGCTTTCGTTCATGATCAGCACTTGCGCGGTAACGGTAAACCTGTTCTACAACATGATGTTTGAGGCCTGGGAGCGTCGTCGCCATATACAGGCTCGTACGTTCTGGCACCGGGTAGTGCATGTGGCCGGTTTCCAGCTTGTGCTGGTGTCCTTGCTGATCCCCTTAATCGCCTGGTGGCTGGATATCAGCTTGTGGAAGGCGTTTTTAATGGAGGCGGTATTGCTGGCGTTCTTTCCGCTGTTTGCCTTTTTCTATAACTGGGCATTTGATTGTATTTTTGGTCTGCCCGATTCGGTCGGCCTGAGCCCCAGCCAGACCCGCTAA
- a CDS encoding sensor histidine kinase: protein MIAGRGRATLGSLRSRLLLGTLAWILLSIILAGLGLNRLFQDHVYRQFEQRLQTHLDQIMADVNLDAADGVTLQSRLSDPLFEQPYSGMYWQIARREAGSPQWTVALRSTSLWDEALDVNAPDAPGGVLSLPGPEKQRLVVLRQELDEVNDKGQSLQIMVAGNRELLAEPLARFERILFLSLGGLAVGLILAAILQVVLALYPLHLLRRRLLDVQEGREPQVSGNFPSEIQPLVDDFNAVLSANAGMVDRARAQAGNLAHAVKTPLTIMGNAAQAHDPHLAALVSEQVALAQRQVDHHLSRARAMAVRAIGVRTDVSACLQSLCRVMGRLHSDKQIHLNLPDQELLFKGEEQDLQEMAGNLLDNACKWATQNVWCQVWQQDNVLHLVVEDDGPGLDPEQLERVFGRGQRADERHPGFGLGLDIVRELARSYQGKVQASASEKGGLRLDLTLAS from the coding sequence ATGATTGCCGGGCGTGGTCGGGCCACCCTGGGCTCCTTGCGCAGCCGGCTCTTGCTGGGAACCCTGGCCTGGATCTTGCTCAGTATCATTCTGGCCGGGCTGGGGCTGAACCGTTTGTTTCAGGACCATGTGTATCGCCAGTTCGAGCAGCGTTTGCAGACTCATCTGGACCAGATCATGGCAGACGTCAATCTGGACGCGGCCGATGGTGTCACTTTGCAGTCGCGCCTGAGCGATCCCTTGTTTGAGCAACCTTATTCGGGCATGTACTGGCAAATTGCCCGGCGCGAGGCCGGCAGCCCGCAATGGACGGTGGCTTTGCGCTCGACCTCCTTATGGGATGAGGCCCTGGATGTGAACGCGCCCGATGCGCCCGGGGGCGTGTTGTCTTTGCCCGGCCCGGAAAAGCAGCGCTTGGTGGTGTTGCGCCAGGAGCTGGACGAGGTTAACGACAAGGGCCAAAGCCTGCAGATCATGGTGGCAGGCAACCGGGAGCTGCTGGCCGAGCCCTTGGCCCGTTTTGAGCGGATTCTGTTCCTGTCTCTGGGCGGTTTGGCCGTGGGCCTGATTTTGGCGGCCATCTTGCAGGTGGTGCTGGCCTTGTATCCCTTGCATCTGTTGCGACGCCGTTTGCTGGATGTGCAGGAAGGGCGCGAACCGCAAGTCAGCGGCAATTTTCCTAGCGAAATTCAGCCCTTGGTGGACGATTTCAATGCAGTGCTCAGTGCGAATGCAGGCATGGTGGACCGCGCACGGGCTCAGGCTGGCAACCTGGCCCATGCCGTCAAAACCCCGTTGACGATTATGGGCAACGCTGCTCAGGCGCACGATCCGCATCTGGCAGCATTGGTCAGCGAGCAGGTGGCCTTGGCCCAGCGACAGGTGGACCACCACTTGTCGCGGGCAAGGGCCATGGCGGTACGCGCCATTGGTGTGCGTACGGATGTGTCGGCCTGCCTGCAGTCCCTGTGTCGGGTGATGGGGCGTTTGCATAGCGACAAGCAGATCCATCTGAATCTGCCTGATCAGGAACTGCTTTTTAAAGGCGAGGAGCAGGACCTGCAGGAGATGGCCGGGAATTTGCTGGATAACGCCTGCAAGTGGGCGACGCAGAATGTGTGGTGCCAGGTGTGGCAGCAGGACAATGTGCTGCATCTGGTGGTGGAAGATGATGGCCCCGGCCTGGACCCGGAGCAACTGGAGCGTGTGTTTGGCCGTGGTCAGCGCGCAGATGAACGACACCCCGGTTTCGGTTTGGGACTGGATATTGTCCGTGAGCTGGCGCGCAGCTATCAGGGCAAGGTGCAAGCCAGCGCATCGGAGAAGGGGGGGTTGCGGCTGGATTTGACCTTGGCGAGTTAG
- the pstB gene encoding phosphate ABC transporter ATP-binding protein PstB — translation MSQIITSDESTKIEIRNLNFFYGKFHALRNVNMSIKEKKVTAFIGPSGCGKSTLLRTLNRMYELYPGQRAEGEILLDNENLLTSKQDISLIRAKVGMVFQKPTPFPMSIYDNVAFGVRLFERLSKGEMDERVEWALSKAALWNEVKDKLHQSGNGLSGGQQQRLCIARGVAIKPEVLLLDEPCSALDPISTAKIEELIAELKTDYTVVIVTHNMQQAARCSDYTAYMYLGELMEFGETDQIFVKPARKETEDYITGRFG, via the coding sequence ATGAGTCAAATTATTACCTCCGACGAATCGACCAAGATTGAAATCCGTAATCTGAATTTCTTCTATGGCAAATTCCATGCCCTGCGCAATGTGAACATGTCTATCAAGGAAAAGAAGGTCACGGCCTTTATCGGACCATCCGGTTGCGGTAAATCCACCTTGCTGCGCACGCTGAACCGCATGTACGAGCTGTATCCCGGCCAACGTGCTGAAGGCGAAATCCTGCTGGACAATGAAAACCTTCTGACCTCCAAACAGGACATTTCCCTGATCCGTGCCAAGGTGGGCATGGTGTTTCAGAAGCCGACGCCGTTTCCCATGAGCATTTATGACAACGTGGCCTTTGGCGTGCGTTTGTTCGAGCGCCTGAGCAAAGGTGAAATGGATGAGCGTGTGGAATGGGCCCTGTCCAAAGCCGCATTGTGGAATGAGGTGAAAGACAAGCTGCATCAAAGCGGTAACGGTTTGTCCGGTGGTCAGCAGCAGCGTCTGTGTATCGCTCGCGGTGTGGCGATCAAGCCCGAGGTTCTGTTGCTGGACGAGCCCTGCTCGGCGCTGGACCCTATTTCCACGGCCAAGATTGAAGAGCTGATTGCCGAGCTGAAAACCGATTACACCGTGGTCATTGTGACCCACAATATGCAGCAGGCCGCACGCTGCTCGGATTACACCGCCTACATGTACCTGGGCGAGCTGATGGAATTTGGTGAAACCGACCAGATTTTCGTCAAACCAGCCCGCAAGGAAACCGAAGACTACATCACGGGTCGTTTCGGTTAA
- a CDS encoding LysR family transcriptional regulator, protein MLTSDHLELLLAVVEHGSFSAAARTLRRTQSAVSMAIANLEAELDLTLFDRSRREPVPTAELLAMLPDARLIASRLQALRLHLQELSGGLESYLRLGLVCDVDPKPALTALQALEQHYPGLDIELRTAAQDTLIEALKKRELDLCIAYGGLELESVGIVQSLWTETISAVAAPGHPLLQNGPRPLEELKAHRQIVISSPQNDTGKDRSMLSLRQWKTDSLAMTLELVERGLGWANLPLSCLGPSLKSGRLARIQFSTGSNGLDLPIYLLQAKGQEAGKAQALFRQALQNALHTRLHPTPAR, encoded by the coding sequence ATGCTTACCAGTGACCATCTTGAACTGTTGTTAGCCGTGGTGGAGCACGGTTCTTTCTCCGCAGCGGCACGGACGTTGCGGCGCACCCAGTCCGCCGTCAGTATGGCCATCGCCAATCTGGAGGCAGAGCTGGACCTGACCCTGTTTGATCGCAGCCGTCGAGAACCCGTCCCCACCGCCGAGCTGCTGGCCATGCTGCCCGATGCCAGACTGATCGCCAGCCGCCTTCAGGCCTTACGCCTTCACCTGCAGGAACTGTCGGGAGGTCTGGAAAGCTATTTGCGCCTGGGCCTGGTCTGTGATGTCGACCCCAAGCCCGCGTTGACCGCCCTGCAAGCTCTGGAGCAACACTATCCCGGCCTGGACATCGAACTGCGAACGGCAGCGCAAGACACCTTGATCGAGGCCTTGAAAAAACGCGAGCTGGACTTGTGCATTGCCTATGGCGGACTGGAGCTGGAAAGTGTGGGAATTGTTCAGTCCCTGTGGACCGAAACGATCAGCGCAGTGGCTGCGCCCGGCCATCCCCTGCTGCAAAATGGCCCCCGCCCGCTGGAAGAGTTGAAAGCCCACAGACAAATCGTGATCAGCAGCCCGCAGAACGACACCGGCAAAGACCGATCCATGCTCAGCCTTCGTCAATGGAAAACGGATAGTTTGGCCATGACACTGGAACTGGTGGAACGGGGGCTGGGATGGGCTAATCTTCCCTTGTCGTGCCTGGGTCCCTCATTGAAGTCTGGGCGTTTGGCACGAATCCAGTTTTCAACGGGCAGCAATGGCCTGGACTTGCCCATTTATCTGCTGCAAGCCAAGGGTCAGGAAGCCGGCAAGGCTCAAGCCCTGTTCAGGCAGGCGCTGCAAAACGCGCTCCACACCCGCCTTCACCCTACTCCGGCACGGTGA
- a CDS encoding transporter substrate-binding domain-containing protein yields the protein MTQKQAVAAELAPSGVLRVAMNYGNPVLAQRGAHEQSPKGVSADLARSVAQELGLPVQFHGYDAAQAVVEAVYRDEWDLAFLAIDPKRAEKIRFSEAYVHIEGTYLVREESAFQTVDQLDRQGVCIAVGKGAAYDLFLSRHLNHADLVRATTSADAIDLFVEQELDAAAGVRQPLERYARSRSGLRVLPDSFTVIRQAMAVPSERTLAHAWIEAFIARQKKEGMVAQFLADSGQANVTVPE from the coding sequence ATGACACAAAAGCAGGCTGTCGCAGCAGAACTGGCCCCCAGCGGGGTTTTGCGTGTTGCCATGAATTACGGCAATCCCGTCCTGGCCCAGCGCGGTGCCCATGAGCAGTCCCCTAAAGGTGTTTCAGCGGATCTGGCTCGCAGTGTGGCTCAGGAGCTGGGCCTGCCGGTGCAGTTCCATGGCTATGATGCAGCCCAGGCCGTGGTTGAGGCGGTGTACCGTGACGAGTGGGATCTGGCCTTTCTGGCGATTGATCCCAAGCGTGCGGAGAAGATCCGCTTTAGCGAGGCTTATGTGCATATTGAAGGCACGTATCTGGTACGCGAGGAGTCTGCCTTTCAGACCGTGGACCAGCTGGATCGGCAGGGCGTGTGCATTGCGGTGGGCAAAGGCGCAGCCTACGACCTGTTTCTGAGCCGACATTTGAACCACGCAGATCTGGTGCGGGCGACAACCTCTGCCGATGCGATTGATCTGTTTGTGGAGCAGGAGCTGGATGCCGCTGCCGGTGTGCGTCAGCCTCTGGAGCGCTATGCGCGTTCCCGCAGCGGTTTGCGTGTATTGCCTGATAGTTTCACCGTGATTCGTCAGGCCATGGCGGTGCCATCGGAACGTACGCTGGCCCATGCCTGGATCGAGGCTTTTATTGCCCGGCAGAAAAAAGAAGGGATGGTGGCGCAGTTTCTGGCGGACAGTGGTCAGGCCAACGTCACCGTGCCGGAGTAG
- the pstA gene encoding phosphate ABC transporter permease PstA, whose translation MFDKKSAISLSNPIYKRRQVFNRLMLGVSFAALIFGLFWLFWIIWTLIEKGSSAMAWSLLFESTPPPGGEGGLLNAIVGSVMMAGVGTLIGTPIGILAGTYLAEYGQRGWLAPATRFLNDVLLSAPSIIIGLFIYAVYVAQVGHYSGWAGSLALAILVIPVVVRSTDNMLMLVPNGLREAAAALGCPKWKIVMSISYRAALPGIVTGVLLAVARIAGETAPLLFTALNNQFMSMNMNAPLANLPVVIFQYAASPFEDWNRLAWAGAVLITLLVLGINILARSLFRQK comes from the coding sequence ATGTTTGATAAAAAATCTGCAATTAGTCTGAGCAACCCGATCTACAAACGCAGGCAGGTATTTAACCGTCTGATGCTGGGTGTGTCTTTTGCTGCCTTGATCTTTGGCCTGTTCTGGTTGTTCTGGATTATCTGGACCCTGATCGAGAAGGGCAGCAGTGCCATGGCCTGGTCCCTCTTGTTTGAAAGCACACCGCCTCCGGGTGGCGAGGGGGGGCTGCTCAACGCCATCGTCGGCAGTGTCATGATGGCTGGCGTCGGTACCCTGATCGGCACGCCGATTGGCATTCTGGCCGGGACCTATCTGGCCGAGTACGGTCAGCGCGGCTGGCTGGCCCCGGCGACCCGCTTTCTGAACGACGTGTTGTTATCGGCACCGTCCATCATTATTGGTTTGTTCATCTACGCCGTGTACGTGGCTCAGGTAGGACACTATTCGGGTTGGGCCGGTTCTTTGGCTCTGGCCATTCTGGTGATCCCCGTAGTAGTGCGCTCTACCGACAATATGCTGATGCTGGTCCCCAATGGCCTGCGTGAAGCGGCCGCGGCACTGGGCTGCCCCAAGTGGAAGATCGTGATGTCCATTTCCTACCGAGCCGCTTTGCCCGGTATCGTGACGGGGGTTCTTCTGGCCGTCGCCCGGATTGCGGGTGAAACGGCTCCCTTGTTGTTCACTGCCTTGAACAACCAGTTCATGTCCATGAATATGAACGCGCCGCTGGCCAACCTGCCAGTGGTCATTTTCCAATATGCTGCCAGCCCCTTTGAGGACTGGAACCGTCTGGCCTGGGCAGGTGCGGTGTTGATTACCTTGCTGGTGTTGGGTATCAATATCCTGGCTCGAAGCCTTTTCCGCCAAAAATAA
- a CDS encoding c-type cytochrome produces the protein MMIRALTVFLAWGLMSASHADTAVVGGDKVVFTQTSGQEIYEQVCASCHMIDGKGAQGAGIYPSLSQNPKLGAPAYVVFMVNQGNKGMPGFGGVLNDEQIAQVVNYVRSHLGNEFNDTVTAKEVAAQRPKEHQYFDLN, from the coding sequence ATGATGATACGAGCACTCACGGTTTTTCTGGCTTGGGGGCTGATGAGCGCCAGTCATGCTGATACGGCAGTAGTGGGGGGCGATAAAGTGGTATTTACCCAGACTAGCGGTCAGGAAATTTATGAGCAAGTGTGTGCTTCCTGCCATATGATCGATGGCAAGGGCGCTCAGGGGGCCGGAATTTATCCGTCTTTGTCCCAGAACCCGAAACTGGGCGCACCTGCCTATGTGGTGTTTATGGTGAACCAGGGTAACAAGGGTATGCCTGGTTTTGGTGGTGTGCTCAATGACGAGCAGATAGCCCAGGTCGTCAATTACGTGCGCTCCCATTTGGGTAACGAGTTCAATGACACGGTCACGGCCAAGGAGGTGGCCGCGCAGCGCCCCAAGGAGCATCAGTATTTCGACCTGAACTAA
- a CDS encoding flavin monoamine oxidase family protein: MSQVSQGGRLTRRHFLTMVGYAAGGAAMYQAMMRLGHAAEGSYDGPIRLEGKPRPGTSVVILGAGLAGMVAALELRNAGYQVKILEYRHKVGGRNWTLHGGDSYTELGGARQDVKFDKDQYINPGPWRIPFHHRALLDYCKRLKVKLEPFIQYNYNAYLHSKDHFNGKPQRFRHIHADFQGQVSELLSKAIHTHLLDAPLSTEDQEKLLEALRSWGALDKNMAYVKGHTSSEVRGFERDPGGGLHAQPEFSEPLKLADIVRSSVWHNMGIHDLYEFQQTMFQPVGGMDQIGAAFGNELEGLFTFNAKVTAIKQNDGKVTVGYKDQITGREHTEMADWCVCTIPLSILSQIDLDASKALHAAIDAVPYAPSVKVGLQFKRRFWEDDEAIYGGISYTDLPITQISYPSAGMMAGGKGVLLGGYMFGPSAVEWTSLSPEDRIRKAVEYGAQIHPQYKDEFESGVAVAWHRVPWTLGCYGMWTDQTRAAHYENLCQIDGRLVLAGEHASYVNAWQEGAVLSALNAITRLHSRIVGEQHADSQGGQS, from the coding sequence ATGAGCCAAGTTTCACAGGGTGGGAGACTGACACGACGACACTTTCTGACCATGGTTGGGTACGCTGCGGGTGGCGCAGCGATGTATCAAGCCATGATGCGCCTGGGGCATGCCGCAGAGGGTAGTTATGACGGGCCGATTCGCCTGGAGGGTAAACCCAGGCCCGGGACCTCTGTCGTCATTCTGGGAGCGGGTCTGGCCGGTATGGTGGCCGCGTTAGAGCTGCGCAATGCCGGCTATCAGGTCAAGATTCTGGAATATCGCCACAAGGTCGGGGGACGCAACTGGACCTTGCACGGTGGGGACAGCTATACCGAGTTGGGGGGCGCCAGGCAGGATGTCAAGTTCGACAAGGATCAGTACATCAACCCTGGTCCGTGGCGCATACCCTTCCATCACCGGGCCTTGCTGGACTACTGCAAGCGGCTCAAGGTCAAGCTGGAGCCGTTTATCCAGTACAACTACAACGCTTATCTGCATAGCAAAGACCACTTCAATGGCAAGCCCCAGCGCTTTCGCCACATTCATGCAGATTTTCAGGGGCAGGTCTCCGAGCTTTTGTCCAAAGCCATCCATACCCACTTGCTGGATGCCCCCTTGTCCACAGAGGATCAGGAGAAATTGCTGGAAGCCTTGCGGAGCTGGGGCGCGTTGGACAAGAACATGGCGTATGTGAAAGGCCATACCAGTTCCGAGGTACGTGGTTTCGAGCGTGATCCGGGAGGTGGCCTGCATGCTCAACCCGAGTTTTCCGAACCGTTGAAGCTGGCTGATATTGTGCGCTCCAGCGTTTGGCACAATATGGGTATTCATGATTTGTACGAGTTCCAGCAGACCATGTTTCAGCCGGTCGGCGGCATGGATCAGATTGGCGCTGCGTTTGGTAACGAGCTGGAGGGGCTATTTACGTTTAATGCCAAGGTCACGGCCATCAAACAGAACGATGGCAAGGTGACGGTCGGCTACAAGGATCAAATCACGGGCCGTGAGCACACCGAAATGGCCGACTGGTGTGTCTGCACGATTCCCTTATCCATCCTCAGCCAGATTGATCTGGATGCCAGCAAGGCACTGCATGCTGCCATCGATGCCGTCCCTTATGCCCCTTCAGTCAAGGTCGGACTGCAGTTCAAACGCCGTTTCTGGGAGGATGACGAAGCGATTTATGGAGGTATCAGCTACACCGATTTGCCGATTACACAGATTTCCTACCCGAGCGCGGGCATGATGGCGGGCGGAAAAGGTGTTTTGCTGGGCGGTTACATGTTCGGGCCCAGCGCGGTGGAGTGGACGTCGCTCAGTCCGGAGGATCGGATCAGGAAAGCCGTGGAGTATGGCGCGCAGATTCATCCTCAGTACAAGGACGAGTTCGAGAGCGGGGTGGCCGTAGCCTGGCACCGCGTACCCTGGACACTGGGTTGCTACGGCATGTGGACGGATCAGACACGGGCTGCTCATTACGAGAACCTGTGCCAGATTGATGGTCGCCTGGTCCTGGCCGGTGAGCACGCCTCTTATGTCAACGCCTGGCAGGAAGGGGCCGTGCTGTCGGCCCTCAATGCTATTACCCGCCTGCACAGTCGGATTGTGGGCGAGCAACACGCTGATTCCCAAGGAGGGCAGTCATGA
- a CDS encoding DoxX family protein produces the protein MSRDDLGKLLLRVTVGVLILLHGVAKIRYGIGGIEKMLIANNMPGFLAWGVYIGEVIAPVLMILGFYARAGGLIVAMNMLIALLLAHSTQIGSFNAQGIWVLELQGMFLIGALTVGLIGAGRYSLGGDAGPWN, from the coding sequence ATGTCTCGCGATGACCTTGGAAAACTCTTGCTGCGTGTCACGGTCGGTGTACTGATCCTGCTGCACGGCGTTGCCAAGATACGTTATGGCATTGGAGGCATCGAAAAAATGCTGATCGCCAATAATATGCCCGGCTTTCTGGCCTGGGGCGTGTACATAGGCGAAGTGATTGCTCCTGTCCTGATGATCCTGGGTTTTTATGCTCGTGCAGGCGGTTTGATTGTAGCCATGAACATGCTTATTGCCTTGCTCCTGGCCCACAGCACCCAGATCGGCAGCTTTAACGCCCAAGGCATCTGGGTTCTGGAGCTACAAGGCATGTTCTTGATCGGCGCATTGACCGTAGGCTTGATTGGTGCCGGACGCTACAGCCTGGGCGGCGATGCTGGCCCGTGGAACTAA
- a CDS encoding response regulator transcription factor — MRILVVEDEPTLAGQLQQALERAGYAVQVAHDGEQGHYQGEVEAFDAVVLDLGLPGMDGVSVLRRWRASDLTMPVLILTARNDWHDKVEGMDAGADDYVAKPFHMEELLARIRALLRRAAGQVNPRLQLGQLELDARSSSITCAGMVLSLTSHEYRLLAFMMHHPAQVLSRTQLTEHIYSQDFERDSNTIEVFIGRLRKKLPPGYIETVRGMGYRLVDPQA; from the coding sequence ATGCGGATACTGGTTGTCGAAGATGAACCGACCCTGGCGGGGCAGTTGCAACAGGCTCTGGAGCGGGCGGGCTATGCCGTTCAGGTCGCTCATGATGGCGAGCAGGGTCATTATCAGGGTGAGGTGGAAGCTTTTGATGCGGTGGTGCTGGACCTGGGTCTGCCTGGCATGGATGGCGTGTCGGTGCTGCGGCGTTGGCGCGCCTCGGACCTGACCATGCCCGTGCTTATTTTGACCGCCCGTAATGACTGGCATGACAAAGTCGAGGGAATGGACGCGGGCGCAGACGACTATGTTGCCAAGCCCTTTCACATGGAAGAGCTGTTAGCCCGCATTCGCGCCTTGCTGCGCCGTGCCGCGGGACAGGTGAATCCGCGCTTGCAACTGGGCCAACTGGAGCTGGATGCGCGTTCGTCTTCAATTACCTGTGCAGGCATGGTGCTGTCGCTGACCAGCCATGAATATCGCTTGCTGGCTTTCATGATGCACCATCCTGCCCAAGTCCTGTCGCGTACCCAACTGACCGAGCATATTTATTCGCAGGACTTTGAGCGCGACTCCAACACCATCGAGGTGTTCATTGGCCGTCTACGCAAAAAGCTGCCGCCCGGCTATATCGAAACCGTGCGCGGCATGGGCTACCGTTTGGTAGACCCGCAAGCATGA
- a CDS encoding PepSY domain-containing protein produces MTSIKQSALLMCLAAVWAAVAPGAAAHAHDSSACDRQKRQGVPAWDRTEHSDWSGHDYLGDDDCLRRLPAAPPAPAAPPPNERFGPSPYWPPGPAYRGHDQAREAVRRGEALPLREVLRRVREDYPGRVLRVQFEYDERLELWVYDLRMLVDDNRLLRLKVDALSAEVLLVRGVKRSHSKGH; encoded by the coding sequence ATGACCTCCATTAAACAGTCCGCACTGCTGATGTGTCTGGCCGCCGTTTGGGCGGCTGTGGCGCCTGGGGCGGCGGCTCACGCTCACGACTCTTCCGCCTGCGACCGTCAGAAACGGCAAGGCGTGCCCGCGTGGGACAGGACGGAGCATTCGGATTGGTCAGGGCATGATTATCTGGGCGATGACGATTGCCTGCGCCGTTTGCCGGCCGCTCCCCCCGCACCCGCAGCACCGCCTCCCAATGAGCGTTTTGGTCCCAGTCCCTACTGGCCACCGGGCCCGGCCTATCGGGGGCATGACCAGGCGCGTGAAGCGGTGCGTCGGGGCGAGGCTTTGCCACTGCGGGAGGTCTTGCGCCGGGTTCGGGAAGATTATCCGGGGCGGGTGCTGCGCGTGCAGTTTGAATATGACGAGCGTCTTGAACTATGGGTGTATGACTTGCGCATGCTGGTCGATGACAACCGCCTGTTGCGCCTGAAAGTGGATGCCTTGAGTGCCGAAGTGCTGCTGGTGCGTGGGGTCAAGCGTTCTCATTCGAAAGGACATTGA